AATACAGCGGAATACCTTTGTTGACGGCGTCCTCCAAGCTGCTGTTCAGCTCGAAGTCGAAGCGCGCGTCGAGGCTCCAGCCCGTGCCGTCGGCCTGCAGCGACGCCCGCTGCACCGCGATCGTATCGGCGCGCGCCGGCCCCGCCGCAACGAGGCAAACGGTCAGCCACATCCAGAGCAAGGCCACGAGCCGAAGCCGAAAAAAGCGTTTGCTGATCGTCACCGTTTCTGAAAACGTGCGTAGAAAAAACCGTCGTGGTCGATGTCGGCACCGGTGCGCTCGGACTCGGCAGCATGCGTCCCGATCGGTAAAGGCGCCGAGAGCTCGGCCGCAGCGCCGGGGCAGGTCGGCAGCAGTTGGCCCGGCGCGCCCAATCGTACCGCATCTTCATGCGTGCTTTCAAACCAGCGCGCTTGTTCCTCGCCCTCTTCGGGGAAGATCGAGCAGGTAATGTAGAGCAGCTCCCCACCCGGCGCGAGCAGCGGCCACAGCGCCTCGAGGATGCGCCGCTGCTCCGCGACGAGCGCGGGGATATCCGTCGCGCGCCGCAGCCAGCGCACGTCGGGATGGCGCCGCACGATGCCGGATGCCGAGCAAGGCACATCGGCGAGAATGCGGTCGAACGGCCGAGCGTCGTACCACGCCGACGGCGCACCGGCGTCGCCGACGATCACGCTCGCGCTCAACCCGAGCCGCACTAGGTTTTCTTCGATGCGCGCCGCGCGCACGGGATCCGATTCGAGCGACACGAGTTCGACATCGGCCAATTCGAGTACGTGGCACGTCTTGCCGCCCGGCGCCGCGCACGCATCGAGCACGCGCATGCCGTCGCGTGCGCCAAGCTGCTCGGCCGCCCGCTGCGCGCCGGCATCCTGCACCGACACGACGCCTTGCGCAAAGCCCGGAATACGGTCGACAGGCAACGGCGACGCAAGCCTCACCGCATGCGGCCCGACCGCTGCGGCCGCGATGCCGTTCGCGTCGAGCGTGTGCAGATACTCGGCCACGGTGGCACGCCGCGCATTGACGCGCAGGGTGAGCGGCCCCGGTCGGTTACCGGCCGCAAGCACGTTCTGCCAGGCGTCGGGCCACGCGCGTCGCACCGCCTCGATCCACCAGACCGGATAGTTCCATTTCGCGACCGCCTCGGCTTGCGCCTTCTCGAGACATGCTTCGCGCTCCCGCAGGAAGGTGCGCAAAACGGCGTTGACGAGCCCCTTGGCGAATGCAAACTCGCGGCGCGCCCCGATGGCGGTGACTGCTTGATCGACGACCGTAAACGGGGTGTAGGCAGCGTGTTGCGCATCGTCGGCCAACAGGGCCAGCGCACAGGCAAGCACGTCGCCGACGTGCGCGGCAGGCGCCTTGCGTACGAGCTGTGCGATGAGGACATCGGCGGTGCCGAGCCGTCTCAGCGTGCGATAAGCGATGTCCTGGATGGCGCCTCGCGCGTGGCCCGCCATGGCCGCAGGCGCCGACACCGGCACGGCGGCAAGCGCCGCGGGCAACGCCATGCCCTTGCGCACGGCGCCCACGGCGAACGCCGCGCCGTCGAGCGCGAAGCCGAGCGAATCGGGCGCGAGATGCAGTGGGGAAAGGCGTGCTGCGACGGCTTTGGGCGCCACGCGGCGGTTGGAGGCAGATCGAGTCATGGAGCAAGCAAGCGTCGCGCGAAACAAACGCGACATTGTAACGCGGGGCACAGTTCGCCCCGACCGAGGGCGAGCGCTTGCCTCGCGTCGGCGCGCCAGCGGTCCAACCGGCGTCGCCGCGCGGCGATGAAAAACGGACCGGCTAGAACCCGCTCTACCAACTTCGCTCGGCCCGTGCGGGCAAGATCAGTCGTAACGGCCCGTGCGCGCCATCTCCGTGAGCCGCGCGATGCGTTCCTCGGTTGCCGGGTGGGTACTGAACAGGTTGGCTATTCCACCGCCGCTCAACGGGTTCAAAATCATCATTTGCGCGGTCGTGGGATGGGCTTCGGCAGCGGCAAACGGGATGCCGGCCGCAAAACGGTGAATCTTGTCGAGCGCGGAGGCGAGCGCTTGCGGATCGCCGGACAGTTGAGCGCCACTGCGATCGGCCTCGAATTCCCGGGCGCGCGAAATCGCCATTTGGATCATGGCGGCGGCGATCGGCGCGAGCAGCGCGACGGCAATGCCCGCGATCGGGTTGGCCCGACGCCCGTCCTCATCGCGCCCGCCGAAGAACATCGCGAAATTGGCGAGCGCCGATATCGCGCCGGCCATCGTCGCGGAGATCGTCGAAATCAGAATATCCCGATGCTTGACGTGCGAGAGCTCATGCGCCATCACGCCGCGCATTTCACGCTCGGACAAGATGCGCAGGATGCCGGTGGTCGCGGCGACGGCCGCGTGCTCGGGGTTGCGCCCCGTCGCGAAGGCGTTCGGCGCATTTTCGTTGATGAGATACACGCGCGGCATCGGCAGGCCCGCTCGCGTCGCGAGCTCGCGAACCATGCGATAGAACTGCGGCGCGCTCGTTTCGTCCACTTCCTGCGCGTTGTACATGCGCAGGACCATCTTGTCCGAGAACCAATACGAGAAGAAGTTCATCGCCAGCGCGATGACGAGCGCGAACATCATTCCGCGCGTGCCACCGATCATGCCGCCGATCACGACGAACAGGGCCGTGATCGCGGCCATCAGCATCGCGGTTTTGACCCAATTGAACATGTGCACTCCTTTTTCGTTTGCGCCCCGACGGCCAGCCCGACCGATGCCGCCCCTGGCGGCAGCGCTCAATTGTAAGCCATTCGTTAGATATCGGCTTACGCGAGCCGCGGCGAAAACGAAAATCCCCTTCAGCGCTGCATTGCCGCGAGCCTGAGCCCCAGGCCGACGAACGCGCTGCCGACCACGCGATCGAGCCATTTCTTCACCACGGGCTTGCCGCCCAGGCGCCGCGTGACGCTGCTCGCGACCCAAACGAGAAACACGCACCAAACGACGCTCATCGTGACGAAAACACCGCCCAACGTGAGAAACGCCAGCGCTTTGTGGTCGCTTTCGTTCGACACGAACTGAGGAAAGAACGAGACGAAGAAAAGCACGACCTTCGGGTTCAGCACGTTGGTCCAAAAACCCTGCAGATAGAGCTGCTTGAGCGGCCGCGAGCCTTGCACGAGACCCGCGCCCGCTTCGTCGGGGGCAGCCCGCGCTTTGGACGGCGAAGCGAATGCGAGACGCGCGCCGAGATAGATCAGGTAGATCGCGCCGGCGAACTTGATGACGGTAAACGCCGTGGCGGATGCGGCCAACAAAGCCGTCAGGCCGAACGCGCACGCGATCGTGTGCACGCAGCAGCCCGTGCAGATGCCGAGCGCGGACATCAAGCCGGCACCGCGGCCCTGCGCGACGCTGCGCCCGACGATGTACGCGGTATCCGGGCCCGGCGTCACGTTGAGCAAGAAGACGGCGGCGACGAAAAACGGAAAATGGACGATGCCGAACATGCGCTAGGTCTCCCTCGATTGAACACTTCGCCCCTCGATGATCGCACGGCCGCCGCGCTCGAGACATCTGTCTTTCAGCGGCGGCAGCCTGCGCTCAAATCGCTTCGGGCAATTGCAGCCGCTGGCCCGCCTTGAGCGTCGCGCCGGCCAAAAATTCGCGCGCGGGCAAGCGCTTGCCGCCCGGCTTTTGCAGTTGCGTAAGGCGCAAGGCCCCTTCGCCGCAGGCGATCAGCACGCCGTCGGACGAGACTTCGACGATCGTCCCCGGCGACGCGACGCCGGCGCCCACGCCCGCCGCCGAGATGGCCTCGGCGGCCCAGACCTTCAGCGCCGTGCCGTCCTCGAGCGTCGCGACGCCGCCCGGAAACGGATCGAACGCACGCACTTGCCGTGCGAGCGCAGCGGCAGACTCACGCCAGTCGAGCGCCGCCTCGTGCTTGCCGATCTTCTCCGCGTACGTCACGCCTTCCGCGGGCTGCGGCATCGACGGCAACGCGCCCGTGCGCTCGAGCGTCGAAAGCGCCTCGACGATGAGCTGCGCGCCTTGCGCGGCGAGCTTGTCGTGCAGCGTCGCCGTGGTATCGCGCGAAGCGATCGGCGTGCGCGCCACCTCGATCATCGCGCCTGTATCGAGCCCCGCATCCATCTGCATCAGCGTGATGCCCGTCTCGGCATCGCCGGCCTGAAGCGCGCGATGAATCGGCGCCGCGCCGCGCCAGCGCGGCAGCAGCGATGCGTGAATGTTGAGACAGCCGCGCGGCGGGATGTCGAGCACTTCCTGCGGCAGCAGCAAGCCGTACGCGGCCACGACCATCACGTCGTGCGGCGTCTCGCGCAGCCGGTCGATGGCCGCTGCCGCTTCCGCGGGGAACTTGCCGGCTCGCCGCAGCGATGGCGGCTGCGCGACGGGCAAGCCGTGCTCGAGCGCGTAGCGCTTGACGGCGCTCGCCTGCAACTTCATGCCGCGTCCGGCGGGCCGGTCGGGCTGCGTCAAGACGAGCGGCACGGGAAAGCCGGCCTCATGGATGGCGGCGAGCGCGGCGGAGGCGAACTCGGGCGTACCGGCGAAGACGACGCGCAGCGTATGAGTCATGGGGCGGGCGGAAACGGCAGGTATCGGATACGCGTCGGGATGGAGCGTCACATCGCGTGCGCGAGCTTCTTCATCTTCGTCTTGATGCGCGTCTGCTTGAGCAGCGACAGATATTCGACGAAGACGCGGCCCATCAGATGATCCATCTCGTGCTGAATGCAAACGGCCAGCAGGTCCTCGCAATCGAGCTCGAACGTCTCGCCCTTCTCGTTCAGCGCGCGTACGCGCACACGCTCGGCCCGCTCGACTTCATCGTAGATGCCAGGCACCGACAAGCAGCCTTCTTCATGGACCTGGCGCTCGTCGCTGGACCAGACGATCTCGGGATTGATGAACGCGCGCAACTGATCGTGCGTTTCGGAGACGTCGATGACGATGACGCGCTCGTGCACGTCGACTTGCGTCGCGGCAAGACCCACACCGGGCGCCGCGTACATCGTTTCAGCCATGTTGGCCACGAGCTTGCGGATGCGCTCGTCGACCTTCTCGACCGGTTTGGCGATTTTGTGCAGCCGCTTGTCGGGGTAATTGAGAATGCTCAGTAAAGCCATGGTGTCAAAAAGTCGTTGCGACGTTGCTCGGGTTTCGCGCAATTCTCGCTTACCTCTCGCGCCGGCGATTTCCGCGATGCGCTAGGCCGTTCGGCTAGCTGGCGCGGCCCTCGCCGACAATCGAAGATACGCTGAACCGCGCGCGCCGTCAGGCCGCTCGCAGCAATCATGCGCGCGCACCCGCAACGTCAATCAAATTTCGGATGGTGAAAATTTTATCACGGTGCTTGGGAGTTCGCAGGCTGCCGGGCGAAGGCGAGCGTCGATGCACGCACGGTCGATGACGCCCGAAGATCTGAGTGCGTGGCTCGCACTGGCCACGGCCCGCAGGCTTGCGCCGGCCGCGCTGCGCCTACTGCTGTCCGCCTTCGGCGACGCACGAACGCTGATCGCGCAACCCTTTCGCGCGCTCGCCGAAACGGCCGGCAATCCTGCCGCTCGCGCCATCGCCTCGGCGGCGCGAGCGGACGTGCGCGAGCAGTTCGAACGCACGCGTAACTGGTGCGCACTGCCCGGCAATGCGCTCGTCGCGCTCGATGATCCGTCCTACCCGAACGCGCTACTCAACATGCACGATCCGCCGCCGCTGCTTTACGTGAGCGGTGGGCTCGCATGGCTGCACGCGCCGAGCGTGGCCATCGTCGGCAGTCGCAATGCGACACCGCAAGGCATCGACGACGCCGCGCGTTTCGCACGCGAGCTCGCCGGCGCGGGGCTCGTCATCGTCTCCGGGCTCGCGCTCGGCGTCGATGCCGCGGCCCACCGCGGCGCGCTGGAAGCGGGAGGCACAACCGTCGCCGTGGTGGGAACGGGCGCCGATCTCGTCTATCCGGCCAAGCATCGCGCATTGGCGCACGAGATCGCGGCGCACGGCGCGATCGTCTCGGAGTGGCCGCTCGGCACGCCGGCCAAACCGGCCCACTTTCCGCAGCGCAATCGGCTCATTGCCGGGATGACCCAAGGCGTACTCGTCGTCGAAGCCGCCCTGCGCTCCGGCTCGCTCATCACCGCACGCCTCGCCAATGAAATGGGGCGCGACGTCTTCGCGATACCGGGATCGATCCACGCGCCGCTTTCGCGAGGCTGCCATCGGCTCATCAAAGAAGGCGCGATGCTGACCGAAACGCCGGACGACGTTCTCGCCGAACTCGGCCTGGCATCCGGTCCGCCCGCGGGTGTGCTCCGGGCCGACACCGCGGCCGCGGCGCCGATCGTCGCGGCAAGCACCGAGCACGCTTTGGTCGCGAAACCGAAGGAGGCCGTGCGCCCTGCCGCTTGCGGCTCCCCGAATCCACGCAGGCGCCCCCACACGGGCATCGGCGAGCCACGCGACGCTCCACTGCCACCGGCTGCGAGCCTGCCGCTGTTCGATGCAGCGGCCGATCCGCCGACGCCGACGCAGCGCCGAACGCAAACGCCTGCGCGGTCTCTATCCGCCCCCGCCGCGCGGCTGCTCGAGGCGCTCGGTCATGCGCCGGCCGCCCTTGAAATCCTGGCCGCCCGCACAGAAATGGACAGTGCGACGCTACAAGGCGCGCTGCTCGAGCTCGAGCTGCGCGGACACCTGACGGCGCAGCCGGGCGGCCGTTACGTTCGGCACGAGCGCGCTTGATGCGAAGCGGTAGCCGAATCGGGCGTGCTACAGTCCCCCAAACCATCATCGGGAACCAGAAAGAAGGAACGCATCATGCCCGCGCTGAACCTCGACACCGATTCAGACCGGATCGCCGAGCGCGTCAACGACCCGAACACGCTGCTCGTCGCTTGCCTGTGCGCACAGTGGTGCGGCACGTGCCGCGACTATTGCGAAACGTTCGATCGGCTTGCCGACGCGCATCCCGCCATGTGCTTCGTCTGGATCGACATCGAAACGCACGCGGACCGCTTCGACGACCTCGATGTGGAAAATTTCCCGACGCTGCTGATCGAAGACGGCGTCACGGCGCGTTTTTTCGGGACGGTCCTGCCGCACGGCGCCATCGCCGAGCGCTTGCTTTCCGACCTGACAGCCCTTCCCGGCGCCGTGGGCGCGCCGAAAGTGCGCCCGGCGCTTGCCACGGCCTGACCGTCATTGCGCGGCGCCGACACCGGGGCAAGCGTGGCACGCTCCGTGCATGCTCAGCACGCCGGTTCGTCGTCCGCAAAGGCTTGCGCCGCACGCGTCTTGGCGAGGCAAACCGGTGCCGGCGGCCATCCCCCGGCTCAGTGCTTTTTCGGGTGACGCGCCGCCGCTGCCGCGCCGTGTGCTATAAAGCGGTCGTCAAAGGAAACACAATCCGGGATCGGACCCCGGTCACTCAATCAATCCTGTCATGTCCAAAGCACTGATCATTGCGGAGAAGCCCTCGGTCGCGAACGACATCGCGCGCGCCCTCGGCGGCTTCGCCAAACATGACGAGTACTACGAGAGCGACGAATACGTGCTCTCCTCCGCGGTCGGCCATCTGCTCGAGATCGCCGCGCCCGAAGAATACGACGTCAAGCGCGGCAAATGGAGCTTCGCGCATCTGCCCGTCATTCCGCCGCATTTCGACCTCAACCCGATCGCCAAGAGCGAATCTCGGCTGAAGGTGCTGACGAAGCTGATCAAGCGCAAGGACGTCGAGCAACTCATCAACGCCTGCGACGCGGGGCGGGAAGGCGAGTTGATCTTCCGCCTCATCGCGCAACATGCGAACGTCAAGAAGCCGGTCCAACGGCTTTGGCTGCAATCGATGACGCCGGCGGCGATCCGCGACGGTTTCGCCCATCTGCGCAGCGACGCCGATATGCAACCGCTCGCCGATGCCGCGCGCTGCCGATCGGAGGCCGACTGGCTCGTCGGCATCAACGGCACGCGGGCGATGACCGCGTTCAACAGCAAGGGCGGCGGATTTTTCCTGACGACGGTCGGACGCGTCCAGACGCCGACGCTGTCGATCGTCGTCGAGCGTGAAGAAAAAATTCGTCACTTCGTGCCGCGCGACTACTGGGAAGTGCGTGCCGAATTCGTCTGCGCGGGCGGGTTCTACGAAGGCCGCTGGTTCGACCCGAAATTCAAGCGCGACGAACTCGACCCGGAAAAACGCGACTCGCGGCTTTGGAGCCTCGCCGCGGCCGAAACGGTCGTGGCCGCGTGCCGCGACCATATCGGCACGGTGACCGAGGAATCGAAACCCTCGACCCAACTCTCACCGCAGCTCTTCGATTTGACGAGCTTGCAGCGCGAGGCGAACGGCCGCTTCGGCTTCTCGGCGAAGAACACGCTCGGGCTCGCACAAGCGCTGTACGAAAAGCACAAGGTCTTGACCTACCCGCGTACCGACGCGCGCGCGCTGCCCGAGGACTATCTCGAGACAGTCAAGAGCACGCTCGAAATGCTCAAGGAGAGCAACAACTACCTGCCGTTCGCGAAGCAGGCGCTCGACAAGGGATGGGTCAAGCCGAACAAGCGCATCTTCGACAACTCGAAGATCAGCGATCACTTCGCCATCATCCCGACGCTGCAGGCGCCCAAATCGCTGTCGGAGCCCGAGCAAAAGCTGTACGACCTCGTCGTCAAGCGTTTCCTCGCCGTGTTCTTCCCCGCGGCCGAATATCGCGTCACGACACGCATCACGGAAGTAACGGGGCACCACTTCAAGACCGAAGGCAAGGTGCTCGTCGAGCCGGGCTGGCTGCAGATCTACGGCCGCGAGACGAGCGGCGAAGACGCCAATCTCGTGCCCGTGCAAAAGGACGAGAAGGTCAAGACGGACAAAATCGCGGCGCATGGCCTGACCACGAAGCCGCCCGCGCGTTACAACGAAGCGACGCTGCTCTCGGCGATGGAAGGCGCGGGCAAGCTCGTCGAGGACGACGAACTGCGCGAAGCCATGGCGGCCAAAGGCCTCGGCACGCCGGCTACGCGCGCGGCCATCATCGAAGGCCTACTCGGCGAGAAATACCTCGTGCGCGAAGGCCGCGACTTGATTCCGACGGCAAAAGCGTTTCAGTTGACCACGCTGCTGCGCGGGCTCGGCGTGAAGGAACTGACGGCGCCCGAGCTGACCGGCGAATGGGAATACAAGCTTGCGCAGATGGAGCGCGGCAAGCTCGCGCGCGACGCGTTCATGCAGGAAATCGCCCGCATGACGCAGACCATCGTCAAGCGCGCGAAGGAGTACGACTCCGATACGATTCCCGGCGACTATGCGACGCTCGCAACGCCCTGCCCGAACTGCGGAGGCCAGGTCAAGGAGAACTACCGGCGCTTTGCTTGCACGCAATGCGACTTCTCGATTTCGAAGATTCCCGGCAGCCGCCAGTTCGAAACCGAGGAAGTCGAAACGCTGCTCGCGCAGAAGACAATCGGGCCGCTGTCGGGCTTTCGCAGCAAGATGGGGCGCCCCTTTTCGGCCATCCTCAAGCTCTCGTTCGACGACGAGACGAAGAACTACAAGCTCGAGTTCGATTTCGGCCAGGACGCCGGTGGCGAGGACGGCGAAGCGCCTGATTTCTCCGCGCAGGAAAGCGTCGGCGCTTGCCCGAAGTGCCATGCGCGCGTATTCGAGCACGGCATGAGCTACGTATGCGAGAACTCCGTGGCGAATCCGAAGACGTGCGACTTCCGCTCGGGCAAGGTGATCCTGCAGCAGGAGATCGCGCGCGAGCAGATGGCGAAGCTGCTCGGCGAAGGCCGCACCGATTTGCTGACGAGTTTCAAGTCATCACGGACGGGCCGCAATTTCAAGGCCTATCTCGTCAAGCAAAGCGACGGCAAGATCGGCTTCGAGTTCGAAAAGAAAGAGCCTTCGGCCAAGACGGCGGCCAAGAGCGCGTCCCGCACGGCAGCCAAGTCGAACGCGGAGGTCGACGGCGCCGAAGAAGCCGCCGCGGCCACGCCGCCGGCCAAGAAAGCCGCCCCCAAAACCGCGACGAAAACAACCGCCAAGGCCGCGGCTAAAACGCCGGCCAAGCGGGCGACGGCGAGAAAAATCAACGCCTAAACGCGTCGAGGCTGCACGGTAGAAGAAACGAAGCGAGCGCACAGGTGCGCTCGCTTTGCTTTCGTCATGTCAAACGTCGCACATCACGCCACGCCTTGGCCGCAATCGGACCGAATCGACGTGCATACCGCCCTATCGCTATAGCGGCGAGGATGTGCTCACGCGCGCGCGTGTCGGCCGCGCCATCTTGCGCATAGCGCTATCGCGCCGGCCGCCGAACGCCTCGCTTTCGATTTCGTAGGCCTCTTCGTCCGCGTCGATGGATTCGTCGATCTGCGGCGACACCGGCATGGCCGACGGCTCCGGCGCATCCTTGAGCCAGAGTTCGCCGAGCGTGCTGTTCGGCGTTTGGCTGAAGTGCTCGACGAGATGGTCGATGAACGTCCGCACCTTGGCCGGCAAGTGGCGGCGGCTCGGGTAACCGATGTTGATCTCGACTTGCGGCAGCCGGTAATCGGACAGCACGCGCACGAGATTGCCGCGCGTCGCATCGCTGCCGATCAAATAGCTCGGCAGGATCGCAATGCCCATGTCGAGCAGCGCGAACTGACGCAGCATCTCCGTGTTGTTCGCGATGATGACGTTCGACGGCCGCACGCGCACTTCGCCTTCCGGCCCCGTAAAAATGCGCTCGTCGCCCCAATATTCAGTCGGCAAGCTCAGGCAGGCGTGCTCGAGCAGTTCCTCGGGCCGCGTCGGCGTGCCGTGCGTTTCCAGATACGCGGGCGTCGCGCAGACGATCATGCAGCCCGTCGTCAGGCGGCGCGTAACGATGCTCGCACTGCGCACTCTCTGCGCAATGACGATACCGACGTCGAAGCCTTCCTCGACGAGATCGACGCTGCGATCGACGAGCGTCAGGTCGGGAATGACTTTCGGATAACGTTGCGTGTACGTTTGCAGCAAGGGGGCAAGATTGTGCAAACCGAACACGACCGGGGCTACGATCCGCAGCGTGCCGACGGGCTCGTGATTGCGCGCGACAACCATTTGCTCGACGTCTTCGAGCTCATCGAGAATTTGGCGGGCGCGCTCGAGATAGACCTGGCCCGATTCGGTCAGCGAGAGACTACGCGTGGTGCGGTTGAGCAGGCGCGTGCCGAGGCGGCCTTCGAGATCGGCCACGTGACGCGTGGCCACGGCGTTGGAGATATCCATCGCGCCGGCTGCACGAGCGAAACTACCGAGATCCGCCACCTTCACGAACACACGCATTGACTGCAAATGATCCATTGACGACTCCTGCCGCTTGTTGTTGGCCAGAAAAAAATTCCCGCGCCAATCCGTAATTGTCCTACGACTTTGAAACGCGTGCAGAGTTGCGAGCGCGGCGACTTTTTATTTCGCAGCAAGAAATAAGCAGCAACAAATCTCGCCATGAAAATTCATATGGTGAAAATTCGCGCCAGATTATTGTGCATATAGAGAAAAAAACCGCCCGAAGGCGGTCTTTAGTCTCATTCTCGGCGCCCATCGCGCCGAGCGAGTGCGCGAGAACGTCAAGCTGGGGTCAGACGGTTTTCAATTTCAGCTTTAGTCTGAGCCAGCGCCGTCGGCAGCCGATGCCGCAACGAATCGAAGAATTCGGCATGCAACGAGAGTTCGCGCCGCCAATCGGCATCGTCGACGGAAATGACCTGCTCGAATTGCTCACGCGTAAATTCGAGCCCGTTCCAATCGATATCCTCATAGCGAGGCGACACGCCGAACGCATGATCGGAGCCGGCCGCGCGCCCCTCGATACGCCCGATCATCCAGCGCAAGACGCGCATGTTCTCGCCGAAACCCGGCCAGACGAATTTGCCGTCCGGCCCCTTGCGGAACCAGTTGACGCAAAAGATCTTCGGCAGCTTCGCTCCGAGCGTGTCGAGCCGCGCGCCGACCTTGAGCCAATGGTCGAAATAATCGCCCATGTGATAGCCGCAGAACGGCAGCATCGCGAACGGATCGCGCCGCACGACGCCTTGTTTGCCGGCCGCGGCGGCGGTTGTCTCCGAGCCCATCGTCGCGGCCATGTAGACGCCCTCGCCCCAATTGCGCGCCTCGGTCACGAGCGGCACGGTGCCCGAACGCCGACCACCGAAGATGAACGCATCGATCGGTACCCCTGCCGGATTTTCCCAATCGGGATCGACCGACGGGCATTGCGAGGCGGGCGCCGTGAAGCGTGCATTCGGATGGGCAGCCTTGCGCCCCGTTTCCTTCGCAATCTCGGGCGTCCAATCGTTGCCCTGCCAATCGACGACGTGCGCGGGCGGCGTATCGGTCATGCCTTCCCACCAAACGTCGCCGTCGTCGGTCAAGGCCACGTTCGTGAAAATCACGTTGGCCTTCAGCGTCGCCATGGCGTTGAAGTTCGTCTTCTCGCTCGTGCCGGGCGCAACGCCGAAATAACCGGCCTCGGGATTGATCGCGTAGAGCCGCCCGTCCTTGGCGGGCTTGATCC
The sequence above is a segment of the Trinickia acidisoli genome. Coding sequences within it:
- the rsmB gene encoding 16S rRNA (cytosine(967)-C(5))-methyltransferase RsmB, with product MTRSASNRRVAPKAVAARLSPLHLAPDSLGFALDGAAFAVGAVRKGMALPAALAAVPVSAPAAMAGHARGAIQDIAYRTLRRLGTADVLIAQLVRKAPAAHVGDVLACALALLADDAQHAAYTPFTVVDQAVTAIGARREFAFAKGLVNAVLRTFLREREACLEKAQAEAVAKWNYPVWWIEAVRRAWPDAWQNVLAAGNRPGPLTLRVNARRATVAEYLHTLDANGIAAAAVGPHAVRLASPLPVDRIPGFAQGVVSVQDAGAQRAAEQLGARDGMRVLDACAAPGGKTCHVLELADVELVSLESDPVRAARIEENLVRLGLSASVIVGDAGAPSAWYDARPFDRILADVPCSASGIVRRHPDVRWLRRATDIPALVAEQRRILEALWPLLAPGGELLYITCSIFPEEGEEQARWFESTHEDAVRLGAPGQLLPTCPGAAAELSAPLPIGTHAAESERTGADIDHDGFFYARFQKR
- the htpX gene encoding zinc metalloprotease HtpX; amino-acid sequence: MFNWVKTAMLMAAITALFVVIGGMIGGTRGMMFALVIALAMNFFSYWFSDKMVLRMYNAQEVDETSAPQFYRMVRELATRAGLPMPRVYLINENAPNAFATGRNPEHAAVAATTGILRILSEREMRGVMAHELSHVKHRDILISTISATMAGAISALANFAMFFGGRDEDGRRANPIAGIAVALLAPIAAAMIQMAISRAREFEADRSGAQLSGDPQALASALDKIHRFAAGIPFAAAEAHPTTAQMMILNPLSGGGIANLFSTHPATEERIARLTEMARTGRYD
- a CDS encoding LysE family translocator; this encodes MFGIVHFPFFVAAVFLLNVTPGPDTAYIVGRSVAQGRGAGLMSALGICTGCCVHTIACAFGLTALLAASATAFTVIKFAGAIYLIYLGARLAFASPSKARAAPDEAGAGLVQGSRPLKQLYLQGFWTNVLNPKVVLFFVSFFPQFVSNESDHKALAFLTLGGVFVTMSVVWCVFLVWVASSVTRRLGGKPVVKKWLDRVVGSAFVGLGLRLAAMQR
- the fmt gene encoding methionyl-tRNA formyltransferase; translated protein: MTHTLRVVFAGTPEFASAALAAIHEAGFPVPLVLTQPDRPAGRGMKLQASAVKRYALEHGLPVAQPPSLRRAGKFPAEAAAAIDRLRETPHDVMVVAAYGLLLPQEVLDIPPRGCLNIHASLLPRWRGAAPIHRALQAGDAETGITLMQMDAGLDTGAMIEVARTPIASRDTTATLHDKLAAQGAQLIVEALSTLERTGALPSMPQPAEGVTYAEKIGKHEAALDWRESAAALARQVRAFDPFPGGVATLEDGTALKVWAAEAISAAGVGAGVASPGTIVEVSSDGVLIACGEGALRLTQLQKPGGKRLPAREFLAGATLKAGQRLQLPEAI
- the def gene encoding peptide deformylase, giving the protein MALLSILNYPDKRLHKIAKPVEKVDERIRKLVANMAETMYAAPGVGLAATQVDVHERVIVIDVSETHDQLRAFINPEIVWSSDERQVHEEGCLSVPGIYDEVERAERVRVRALNEKGETFELDCEDLLAVCIQHEMDHLMGRVFVEYLSLLKQTRIKTKMKKLAHAM
- the dprA gene encoding DNA-processing protein DprA, whose product is MHARSMTPEDLSAWLALATARRLAPAALRLLLSAFGDARTLIAQPFRALAETAGNPAARAIASAARADVREQFERTRNWCALPGNALVALDDPSYPNALLNMHDPPPLLYVSGGLAWLHAPSVAIVGSRNATPQGIDDAARFARELAGAGLVIVSGLALGVDAAAHRGALEAGGTTVAVVGTGADLVYPAKHRALAHEIAAHGAIVSEWPLGTPAKPAHFPQRNRLIAGMTQGVLVVEAALRSGSLITARLANEMGRDVFAIPGSIHAPLSRGCHRLIKEGAMLTETPDDVLAELGLASGPPAGVLRADTAAAAPIVAASTEHALVAKPKEAVRPAACGSPNPRRRPHTGIGEPRDAPLPPAASLPLFDAAADPPTPTQRRTQTPARSLSAPAARLLEALGHAPAALEILAARTEMDSATLQGALLELELRGHLTAQPGGRYVRHERA
- a CDS encoding thioredoxin family protein, yielding MPALNLDTDSDRIAERVNDPNTLLVACLCAQWCGTCRDYCETFDRLADAHPAMCFVWIDIETHADRFDDLDVENFPTLLIEDGVTARFFGTVLPHGAIAERLLSDLTALPGAVGAPKVRPALATA
- a CDS encoding DNA topoisomerase III yields the protein MSKALIIAEKPSVANDIARALGGFAKHDEYYESDEYVLSSAVGHLLEIAAPEEYDVKRGKWSFAHLPVIPPHFDLNPIAKSESRLKVLTKLIKRKDVEQLINACDAGREGELIFRLIAQHANVKKPVQRLWLQSMTPAAIRDGFAHLRSDADMQPLADAARCRSEADWLVGINGTRAMTAFNSKGGGFFLTTVGRVQTPTLSIVVEREEKIRHFVPRDYWEVRAEFVCAGGFYEGRWFDPKFKRDELDPEKRDSRLWSLAAAETVVAACRDHIGTVTEESKPSTQLSPQLFDLTSLQREANGRFGFSAKNTLGLAQALYEKHKVLTYPRTDARALPEDYLETVKSTLEMLKESNNYLPFAKQALDKGWVKPNKRIFDNSKISDHFAIIPTLQAPKSLSEPEQKLYDLVVKRFLAVFFPAAEYRVTTRITEVTGHHFKTEGKVLVEPGWLQIYGRETSGEDANLVPVQKDEKVKTDKIAAHGLTTKPPARYNEATLLSAMEGAGKLVEDDELREAMAAKGLGTPATRAAIIEGLLGEKYLVREGRDLIPTAKAFQLTTLLRGLGVKELTAPELTGEWEYKLAQMERGKLARDAFMQEIARMTQTIVKRAKEYDSDTIPGDYATLATPCPNCGGQVKENYRRFACTQCDFSISKIPGSRQFETEEVETLLAQKTIGPLSGFRSKMGRPFSAILKLSFDDETKNYKLEFDFGQDAGGEDGEAPDFSAQESVGACPKCHARVFEHGMSYVCENSVANPKTCDFRSGKVILQQEIAREQMAKLLGEGRTDLLTSFKSSRTGRNFKAYLVKQSDGKIGFEFEKKEPSAKTAAKSASRTAAKSNAEVDGAEEAAAATPPAKKAAPKTATKTTAKAAAKTPAKRATARKINA